A genomic stretch from Bordetella sp. N includes:
- a CDS encoding arylsulfatase: protein MPQTKQQPNVVLILADNLGWGELGCYGGGAIRGAPTPRIDALAAQGTQFMNFNVESDCVPTRSALMTGRHPVRTGAMQSVPAGLPQGLIPWERTLAEAFSAQGYATAMYGKWHLGDKEGRYPKDKGFDEWYGIPRTTNESMFMDAVGFDPEVVEVPYVMEGYKGQRAEKRELYDLEMRRRIDEVLTRRSCDFINRHAGKTPFFLYVPLTQLHFPTIPHRDYEGRTGKGDFADSLVEMDARVGQIIDAVQDGGIADDTVFIFASDNGPEYRRPWRGSAGMWTGTYHTAMEGALRVPLIVRWPGKVPAGRQTNEIIHVVDMFPTLARIAGLEVPADRPIDGVDQSAFLLGQQEKSAREGFVYYIKTELRAAKWRDWKMHFVWEVEPNAGANHLETPYVFNIVQDPKEESDVNTTQGWVRGPIRRLVNAFQDSLKRHPPVPPGAPDDYVPSYIMTSPTADRVDRE, encoded by the coding sequence ATGCCTCAAACGAAACAACAGCCCAATGTGGTCTTGATCCTGGCCGACAACCTCGGCTGGGGTGAGCTGGGCTGCTACGGTGGTGGCGCCATCAGGGGAGCACCGACGCCACGCATCGACGCCCTTGCCGCGCAAGGCACCCAGTTCATGAATTTCAATGTGGAGAGCGATTGCGTTCCCACCCGATCCGCTTTGATGACCGGGCGTCACCCCGTGCGGACAGGGGCGATGCAATCCGTACCGGCCGGGCTGCCCCAAGGCCTCATCCCGTGGGAACGCACTCTGGCCGAAGCGTTTTCCGCGCAGGGCTACGCCACCGCGATGTATGGCAAGTGGCATCTGGGTGACAAGGAGGGGCGTTACCCTAAGGACAAGGGTTTCGATGAGTGGTACGGCATCCCACGTACGACCAACGAGAGCATGTTCATGGACGCGGTCGGCTTCGATCCGGAGGTCGTCGAAGTCCCCTACGTGATGGAGGGCTACAAGGGGCAACGCGCCGAAAAGCGTGAACTCTATGACCTGGAGATGCGCCGCCGCATCGACGAGGTACTGACTCGCCGCAGTTGCGACTTCATCAATCGGCATGCGGGCAAGACGCCATTCTTTCTTTATGTGCCGCTGACGCAGTTGCACTTTCCCACCATTCCGCATCGTGACTACGAGGGCCGGACGGGGAAGGGCGACTTCGCCGATTCGCTGGTGGAAATGGATGCCCGGGTCGGCCAGATAATCGATGCAGTCCAGGACGGTGGCATCGCCGACGACACGGTTTTCATCTTCGCCAGTGACAACGGACCTGAATATCGCCGTCCCTGGCGCGGCAGCGCCGGCATGTGGACGGGGACTTATCACACCGCGATGGAAGGCGCGCTGCGCGTGCCGCTGATCGTGCGGTGGCCTGGCAAGGTGCCGGCCGGGCGGCAGACGAATGAGATCATCCACGTCGTGGACATGTTCCCGACGCTCGCCCGCATTGCCGGTCTGGAAGTTCCCGCTGACCGTCCCATCGATGGGGTCGATCAATCCGCCTTCTTGCTGGGACAACAGGAAAAGTCGGCGCGCGAAGGCTTCGTCTATTACATCAAGACAGAGCTGCGCGCGGCCAAGTGGCGGGATTGGAAGATGCACTTTGTCTGGGAGGTGGAACCCAATGCCGGCGCCAATCATCTTGAAACGCCATACGTCTTCAATATCGTCCAGGATCCCAAGGAAGAGAGTGACGTCAATACTACCCAGGGCTGGGTGCGTGGACCTATCCGTCGCCTGGTGAACGCCTTCCAGGATTCGCTCAAGCGTCATCCTCCGGTACCGCCGGGCGCTCCGGACGACTATGTTCCGTCATACATCATGACGTCCCCGACCGCAGACCGCGTTGACAGAGAATGA
- a CDS encoding tripartite tricarboxylate transporter substrate binding protein, translating to MATSSRASMRVFFSGALLSVGLATAASAHAEWPLDQPIKVIVPQAAGGTNDTVARLIGVELGKALGQSVVVENHPGASGAIGMQTAARSAANGYTLAIASDTAAILSATRKMGWKLDRDMTGVALIGDQPMAVAVSARSDYRNLTDLIAAAKDKPGSIAFGTSGLGTSQHIVGEWLAKLAGVQMIHVPYKGGGQAVSDLVAGTTPAAVLGFAPLLAQARNNNVRIVAVTTAQRNPATPDVPTLKELGYPDVVRAQWVGIVAPRDTPPEIVKRLSDAIGGVVQQPVVQAKLLEMGVTPKAMDASAFNAFIHKDVTDWGNLVTQLHIKLD from the coding sequence ATGGCCACATCATCGCGCGCCTCGATGCGCGTATTTTTCTCAGGGGCTTTGCTCAGTGTTGGCCTTGCGACTGCCGCAAGCGCCCACGCCGAATGGCCGCTCGATCAGCCCATCAAGGTCATCGTCCCGCAAGCCGCGGGAGGAACCAACGATACCGTCGCCCGGCTGATTGGCGTGGAGCTTGGCAAGGCGCTGGGTCAGAGCGTGGTGGTGGAAAACCACCCTGGCGCATCGGGCGCCATCGGTATGCAGACCGCGGCGCGTTCGGCGGCCAACGGCTATACCCTTGCCATCGCCTCCGATACGGCGGCGATCCTGAGCGCTACCCGAAAGATGGGCTGGAAGCTGGATCGCGATATGACCGGGGTCGCGCTGATCGGCGATCAGCCCATGGCGGTGGCCGTTTCCGCCCGCTCCGACTACCGCAACCTGACGGACTTGATTGCCGCTGCCAAGGACAAGCCGGGCAGCATCGCATTCGGCACGTCGGGCCTGGGTACGTCCCAACACATCGTCGGCGAATGGTTGGCCAAATTGGCGGGCGTGCAGATGATCCACGTGCCCTATAAGGGAGGCGGGCAGGCCGTGAGCGACCTCGTTGCCGGTACCACGCCTGCCGCGGTGCTGGGTTTCGCTCCGTTGCTGGCCCAGGCCCGCAACAATAATGTGCGCATCGTCGCGGTTACCACCGCACAGCGCAATCCGGCGACGCCCGATGTTCCAACCCTCAAGGAACTCGGCTACCCCGACGTCGTGCGTGCCCAATGGGTGGGCATCGTGGCTCCCCGGGATACGCCACCGGAAATCGTCAAGCGTCTTTCCGATGCGATAGGAGGCGTCGTCCAGCAGCCGGTCGTCCAGGCCAAATTGCTGGAGATGGGCGTCACCCCCAAGGCCATGGACGCGAGCGCGTTCAATGCATTCATACACAAAGACGTGACCGATTGGGGAAACCTCGTCACGCAACTGCACATCAAGCTCGACTGA